A section of the Streptomyces sp. CG1 genome encodes:
- a CDS encoding type I polyketide synthase translates to MTNEAKYLDYLKRATADLREARRQVRELTDRQHEPVAIIGMSCRYPGGVADPDGLWELVSEGRDAISGFPDNRGWPDDRAGHGGFLHHADEFDADFFGISPREALAMDPQQRLLLEAAWEAFEAAGLDPSAACGEQVGVFTGLNLHDYATRAEAIPAEALGYLSTGNAGSVASGRIAYFLGLQGPAVTVDTACSSSLVALHLAAQALRRGECGTALAGGATIMSSPGAFADFGAQGGLAADGRCKSFAASADGTAWGEGVGLLLLERLSDARRLGHPVLAVLRGSAVNQDGASNGLTAPNGRAQRQVIRQALADARLNPADIDAVEAHGTGTRLGDPIEAQALLATYGQNRPAGSPLWLGSLKSNIGHTMAAAGVGGVIKMVQAMRHGTLPKTLHVDAPSPQIDWSAGSVALLTEARPWPGTDRPRRAAVSSFGMSGTNAHIILEQPEEQPTEQLEEQTAERTAAQTTAPSEAHPEPQGAQRPVPVPSGAPAGPLPWVLSARTPQGLRAQAARLHTHLLAHPEQRGADVAWSLATGRAALDYRAVVVADGREDLLDRLGALADGRDAPHTVRGTAAARTAGRTAFVFPGQGSQWRGMATELAASSAVFRDRLADCEEALAPHADWSLTRVLRGDPDAPSLDRVDVVQPTLFAVMVSLAALWRSYGIEPDAVAGHSQGEIAAACVSGALSLEDAALVVALRSRVLTQLAGRGGMVSVALSADQVAPRLAPWADRIAIAAVNGPNATVVAGDSDALDAFLARSEADGLRVRRVPVDYASHSPHVESIREELLTRLSAVAPKPAEMPFYSAVTCTPLSGTELDADYWYRNLRQTVRFDETVRLLIQDGFRYFVEASPHPVLVGGIEETAETTEAGRAVTVTGSLLRDEGHPTRFLQSAGELYVRGAAVDWTAALPPARRVELPRYAFRRRSFWLASTPAATLPATLAPAPDTEEDTGTLPRTLARLADDEQRAAAVTNHVRTAAAAVLGHATPEDVDPDRSFVELGLESLTALQLRKRLRDSTGLSLPATLAFDHPTVNALAGHLAERLAQAPGEPSGNPLTGLFRQAYGTGRLTEGFQLLTAAAALRPDFERRADADRWPTPVRITSGAADLAVLCLPSLSAVSGPQEYLRLGSALGAAGEVWALPHPGFTAGEPLPRSAQALIAAQAETAVELAAGRPVVLLGRSSGGWIAHAVAERLAALGTPAAAVVLADTFSRTADRSSTRLMVSQLLENEEAAELLDDQRLVAMGGYFRVFADWTPQPLTTPVLLLRATAEVPGADRGERGTGWEHAHHVVDVPGDHFSMLDEHHRTTADAIASWLRTEVRG, encoded by the coding sequence GTGACCAACGAGGCGAAGTACCTCGACTACCTCAAGCGCGCGACGGCCGACCTGCGCGAGGCCCGTAGACAGGTGCGCGAGCTGACCGACCGGCAGCACGAACCGGTGGCGATCATCGGTATGAGCTGCCGGTACCCCGGCGGTGTCGCCGACCCCGACGGGCTGTGGGAGCTGGTGTCGGAAGGACGGGACGCCATCTCCGGGTTCCCGGACAACCGAGGCTGGCCCGACGACCGGGCGGGCCACGGCGGATTCCTGCACCACGCGGACGAGTTCGACGCCGACTTCTTCGGCATCTCGCCCCGCGAGGCCCTGGCCATGGACCCCCAGCAGCGGCTGCTGCTGGAAGCGGCCTGGGAGGCGTTCGAGGCGGCCGGCCTCGACCCGTCCGCGGCCTGCGGCGAGCAGGTGGGCGTCTTCACCGGCCTCAACCTGCACGACTACGCGACCCGGGCCGAGGCCATCCCCGCCGAGGCCCTGGGCTACCTCAGCACCGGCAACGCCGGCAGCGTCGCCTCCGGGCGGATCGCCTACTTCCTCGGCCTTCAGGGCCCGGCCGTCACGGTCGACACGGCCTGCTCCTCGTCCCTGGTGGCCCTGCACCTGGCGGCCCAGGCGCTGCGGCGCGGGGAGTGCGGGACGGCCCTGGCCGGCGGTGCGACGATCATGAGCTCACCCGGTGCGTTCGCGGACTTCGGCGCCCAGGGCGGTCTGGCCGCGGACGGCCGGTGCAAGTCCTTCGCCGCCTCGGCCGACGGCACGGCCTGGGGCGAGGGGGTCGGACTGCTCCTGCTGGAGCGGTTGTCCGACGCACGGCGGCTCGGGCACCCGGTGCTGGCCGTGCTGCGCGGCTCGGCCGTCAACCAGGACGGCGCCAGCAACGGCCTGACCGCGCCCAACGGCCGCGCCCAGCGCCAGGTGATCCGGCAGGCCCTCGCGGACGCCCGGCTGAACCCCGCGGACATCGACGCCGTCGAGGCACACGGCACCGGTACCCGGCTCGGCGACCCCATCGAGGCCCAGGCCCTGCTCGCCACGTACGGGCAGAACCGCCCGGCCGGCAGCCCGCTCTGGCTGGGCTCGCTCAAGTCGAACATCGGGCACACCATGGCGGCGGCCGGCGTGGGCGGCGTGATCAAGATGGTGCAGGCCATGCGCCACGGGACGCTGCCGAAGACCCTGCACGTGGACGCGCCGTCACCGCAGATCGACTGGTCGGCGGGGTCCGTCGCGCTGCTGACCGAGGCACGCCCCTGGCCCGGCACGGATCGTCCCCGCCGCGCGGCGGTCTCCTCCTTTGGGATGAGCGGCACCAACGCCCACATCATCCTCGAACAGCCCGAGGAACAGCCTACGGAGCAGCTCGAGGAACAAACCGCGGAACGGACCGCGGCACAGACCACGGCACCGTCCGAGGCGCACCCCGAGCCGCAGGGTGCGCAACGGCCCGTACCCGTACCGTCCGGGGCACCCGCCGGCCCCCTGCCCTGGGTGCTCTCCGCCCGCACTCCGCAGGGGCTGCGCGCCCAGGCCGCCCGGCTGCATACGCACCTGCTCGCCCACCCGGAGCAGCGCGGTGCCGACGTGGCGTGGTCCCTGGCGACCGGCCGTGCCGCACTGGACTACCGCGCGGTCGTGGTCGCCGACGGCCGCGAGGACCTGCTGGACCGGCTCGGCGCCCTGGCGGACGGCCGGGACGCCCCGCACACGGTCCGTGGCACGGCGGCCGCCCGGACGGCCGGCCGCACCGCCTTCGTCTTCCCCGGCCAGGGCTCCCAGTGGCGCGGCATGGCAACCGAACTGGCCGCTTCCTCCGCCGTGTTCCGGGACCGCCTCGCGGACTGTGAGGAGGCCCTCGCACCCCACGCCGACTGGTCGCTGACCCGGGTACTGCGCGGCGACCCGGACGCGCCCTCCCTCGACCGGGTGGACGTGGTCCAGCCGACCCTGTTCGCCGTCATGGTGTCGCTGGCCGCCCTGTGGCGGTCGTACGGCATCGAGCCGGACGCCGTCGCCGGCCATTCGCAGGGGGAGATCGCGGCCGCCTGCGTGTCCGGCGCCCTCTCGCTGGAGGACGCCGCACTGGTGGTGGCCCTGCGCAGCCGGGTGCTGACGCAACTGGCCGGGCGCGGGGGCATGGTGTCGGTCGCGCTGTCGGCCGACCAGGTGGCGCCCCGGCTCGCCCCCTGGGCGGACCGGATCGCGATCGCGGCGGTCAACGGCCCGAACGCGACGGTGGTGGCCGGTGACTCCGACGCCCTGGACGCGTTCCTGGCGCGGAGCGAGGCCGACGGGCTGCGGGTGCGCCGCGTTCCGGTGGACTACGCCTCCCACTCGCCGCACGTCGAGAGCATCCGCGAGGAACTGTTGACGCGGCTGTCCGCCGTCGCGCCGAAGCCCGCCGAGATGCCGTTCTACTCGGCGGTCACCTGCACGCCGCTCTCCGGGACGGAGCTGGACGCCGACTACTGGTACCGCAACCTGCGCCAGACGGTTCGCTTCGACGAGACCGTACGGCTGCTGATCCAGGACGGCTTCCGGTACTTCGTCGAGGCGAGCCCGCACCCCGTGCTCGTCGGCGGCATCGAGGAGACCGCCGAGACCACCGAGGCCGGACGCGCCGTAACGGTGACCGGCTCGCTGCTGCGCGACGAGGGCCACCCCACCCGCTTCCTGCAGTCCGCCGGCGAGCTGTACGTCCGGGGTGCGGCCGTGGACTGGACCGCCGCGCTCCCGCCCGCCCGCCGCGTCGAGCTGCCCCGCTACGCGTTCCGGCGGCGCTCGTTCTGGCTGGCGTCCACCCCCGCCGCGACGCTCCCCGCGACCCTCGCGCCCGCGCCCGACACCGAGGAGGACACCGGAACGCTGCCGCGGACTCTGGCCCGGCTCGCCGACGACGAGCAGCGAGCCGCCGCGGTCACCAACCACGTCCGCACGGCTGCCGCCGCCGTACTGGGCCACGCCACGCCGGAGGACGTCGACCCCGACCGGTCCTTCGTCGAGCTGGGACTCGAGTCCCTCACGGCCCTGCAACTGCGCAAGCGGCTGCGGGACTCCACCGGGCTGTCCCTGCCCGCGACCCTGGCCTTCGACCACCCGACGGTCAACGCGCTGGCCGGGCATCTCGCGGAGCGCCTGGCGCAGGCGCCCGGCGAGCCCTCCGGGAACCCGCTGACCGGCCTGTTCCGCCAGGCGTACGGCACCGGTCGGCTCACGGAGGGCTTCCAGCTGCTGACCGCCGCCGCAGCACTGCGGCCGGACTTCGAACGGCGCGCCGACGCGGACCGTTGGCCCACCCCGGTCCGCATCACGTCCGGCGCCGCGGACCTCGCCGTGCTGTGCCTCCCCTCGCTCAGCGCCGTCTCCGGACCGCAGGAGTATCTGCGGCTCGGCTCGGCACTCGGCGCCGCGGGCGAGGTCTGGGCGCTGCCGCACCCCGGCTTCACAGCCGGCGAACCGTTGCCGCGCTCGGCCCAGGCACTGATCGCCGCCCAAGCGGAGACCGCCGTCGAACTGGCGGCCGGCCGCCCGGTAGTGCTGCTCGGCCGCTCCTCCGGCGGATGGATCGCCCACGCTGTGGCCGAGCGCCTGGCCGCGCTCGGCACGCCGGCCGCCGCCGTCGTCCTGGCCGACACCTTCTCCCGGACCGCGGACCGCTCCAGTACCCGACTGATGGTCTCCCAGCTGCTGGAGAACGAGGAGGCGGCCGAACTCCTCGACGACCAGCGGCTGGTGGCGATGGGCGGCTACTTTCGGGTCTTCGCGGACTGGACCCCGCAGCCCCTCACGACCCCCGTGCTGCTGCTGCGAGCCACCGCCGAGGTCCCCGGCGCGGACCGGGGAGAACGGGGGACCGGCTGGGAGCACGCCCACCACGTGGTCGACGTACCCGGAGACCACTTCTCGATGCTCGACGAACACCATCGGACAACCGCCGACGCCATCGCGTCCTGGCTGCGCACGGAGGTACGGGGATGA
- a CDS encoding thioesterase II family protein: MTNALAVQELWIRRYHPAPEDTDLSLVCFPHAGGSASYFRPLATALAGVADVMPVQYPGRQDRRAEPPITSVPRLADEIVAVLESLPRRRLVLFGHSMGACVAFEVARRIEQRSSLDLLGLVASGRTAPPRLRDRGVRSMDDDGVIAEIRRLNGTDDRLLFDDDIIRMIMPAIRADYAAVESYQYEPGPVLRCPISVLVGDHDPQVTLAEAEEWREHTEADFTLRSFPGGHFYLAEQNTQVARALTEDLARFC; this comes from the coding sequence ATGACCAACGCCCTGGCTGTACAAGAACTCTGGATCCGCCGCTACCATCCGGCGCCGGAGGACACCGACCTGTCGCTGGTCTGCTTCCCGCACGCGGGTGGCTCCGCCAGCTACTTCCGCCCGCTCGCCACCGCCCTGGCAGGCGTCGCTGATGTCATGCCGGTGCAGTACCCGGGCCGTCAGGACCGCCGCGCCGAACCGCCGATCACGTCGGTCCCCCGCCTTGCTGATGAGATCGTCGCCGTGCTGGAGTCGCTCCCGAGGCGCCGGCTGGTGCTGTTCGGGCACAGCATGGGGGCCTGCGTGGCCTTCGAAGTGGCCCGCCGGATCGAGCAGCGCTCCTCCCTCGACCTGCTGGGACTGGTCGCCTCCGGCCGTACCGCCCCGCCCAGGCTGCGCGACCGCGGGGTCCGCTCGATGGATGACGACGGCGTCATCGCCGAGATCCGCCGTCTGAACGGCACCGACGACCGGCTGCTCTTCGACGACGACATCATCCGGATGATCATGCCGGCCATCCGCGCTGACTACGCGGCGGTGGAGTCATACCAGTACGAGCCCGGGCCGGTACTGCGCTGCCCGATCAGCGTGCTGGTGGGCGACCACGACCCGCAAGTCACCCTCGCCGAGGCGGAGGAGTGGCGTGAGCACACCGAAGCCGACTTCACCCTGCGCAGCTTCCCCGGCGGCCACTTCTACCTGGCCGAGCAGAACACCCAGGTGGCCCGGGCACTGACCGAGGATCTGGCGCGCTTTTGCTGA
- a CDS encoding MFS transporter, with product MANEPAAPARPSFGLTVLAVSLPMFMVALDNLVVTNALASIRRDLDASIQGLQWVTNSYILGFASLLLVAAGLGDRFGRRKVFVSGLSLFVLFSIGCALSTSTAALIALRALQGMSAAAVLPLSLTMLTVAVPPEKRGVAIGVWSSISSLAVGIAPLIGGAITTGIGWHWLFWLNVPIGLIAVPLVLRVHAESRGAAAGLDLLGLLLGAAGVLALVWAIVDSSEYGWTSSRVLGKYAAAAVLLVLFVLWERRTSQPLLPLRIYRSRAFTLTNLASLAVYFGLFGSIFFLAQYLQVVRHHSPFVAGLWTLPWAVMPTICAPYAGKLIPKVGASKLIATGLALAAVGLAWCALISDPATADWQMVAPYMLCGIGTGLIFAPSATVVVSSVQPQDIGKASGTNATVREIGSALGIAVLTTVFTSRGGNYHSPSAFTDAIIPGLWICVAVLLAGGALALGIPALKPPAPAPAPAAKQPALD from the coding sequence ATGGCAAACGAACCGGCTGCCCCGGCACGCCCGTCGTTCGGACTGACCGTCCTGGCCGTCTCCCTGCCGATGTTCATGGTGGCCCTGGACAACCTGGTGGTGACCAACGCGCTCGCGTCCATCAGACGTGACTTGGACGCCTCGATCCAGGGCCTGCAGTGGGTCACCAATAGCTACATCCTCGGTTTCGCCAGCCTGCTGCTGGTCGCGGCTGGCCTCGGAGACCGTTTCGGACGTCGCAAGGTGTTCGTCTCCGGACTCTCGCTGTTCGTGCTGTTCTCGATCGGGTGCGCACTGTCCACCTCGACTGCGGCACTCATTGCCCTGCGCGCCCTGCAAGGTATGAGCGCGGCCGCCGTCCTGCCGCTGTCGCTGACGATGCTGACGGTGGCCGTGCCGCCGGAGAAGCGAGGTGTGGCGATCGGCGTCTGGTCCAGCATCAGCAGCCTGGCGGTAGGCATCGCGCCGCTGATCGGCGGCGCCATCACCACTGGCATCGGCTGGCACTGGCTGTTCTGGCTGAACGTCCCGATCGGTCTCATCGCCGTGCCGTTGGTGCTGCGTGTGCATGCCGAGAGCCGAGGTGCGGCAGCCGGACTGGACCTCCTTGGGCTGTTGCTCGGCGCCGCCGGAGTGCTCGCCCTCGTCTGGGCGATTGTGGACAGCAGCGAGTACGGCTGGACCTCTTCCCGGGTCCTCGGGAAGTACGCAGCGGCCGCCGTACTGCTGGTGCTCTTCGTGCTGTGGGAGCGCCGTACCTCCCAGCCACTGCTCCCGCTGCGGATCTACCGCAGCCGCGCTTTCACCCTGACGAACCTCGCCTCTCTGGCCGTCTACTTCGGTCTGTTCGGTTCGATCTTCTTCCTCGCCCAGTACCTCCAGGTGGTCCGCCACCACTCGCCGTTCGTGGCCGGTCTGTGGACCCTGCCGTGGGCCGTCATGCCGACGATCTGCGCGCCATACGCGGGCAAGCTCATTCCCAAGGTGGGCGCCAGCAAGCTGATCGCCACCGGGCTGGCACTCGCCGCCGTGGGCCTGGCCTGGTGTGCGCTGATCTCCGACCCGGCCACGGCGGACTGGCAGATGGTGGCGCCGTACATGCTGTGCGGCATCGGCACCGGTCTGATCTTCGCGCCGAGCGCGACGGTGGTGGTCAGCTCCGTCCAACCGCAGGACATCGGCAAGGCGTCCGGCACCAATGCGACCGTCCGCGAGATCGGCAGCGCCCTGGGGATCGCCGTCCTCACCACCGTGTTCACCAGCCGGGGCGGCAACTACCACTCGCCATCGGCCTTCACCGACGCCATTATCCCCGGCCTGTGGATCTGCGTCGCGGTCCTGCTGGCGGGCGGCGCACTGGCGCTGGGCATCCCGGCGCTCAAGCCCCCGGCCCCCGCCCCTGCCCCCGCCGCCAAGCAGCCGGCACTCGACTGA
- a CDS encoding cytochrome P450 — protein sequence MVTFTDLYAEYGVKSPHDLFERLREERPLFQVELPNGVPLWLVTQYADCRAGLGDARLSNRIGTRIVSRDVLPADIRASMGTHMLRVDGTDHTRLRRLVSSVFTAKRIERLRPMIEQMTSDLLDKMAVQEHPDAIRDLAYPLPMQVICELLGVPVSDHERFRTWSNAYLSGVGTQNFPVDVVTEFVHYVRDLVEQKRAEPDDKLLSAMISARDNEDRLAEHELTSMCFLLIIAGYETTVNLLGNGTALLLADPELADRLRADHEAIPGAVEEFLRFESPVPGASFRVATETLELGGQTIQEGELVLISLLSANRDERVFTDSMTFDAERSPNQHMAFGYGMHYCLGAPLARLEAHIAFRHLLERFPKMERLDASAELKWRPGLVMRGLTELPVKLHQ from the coding sequence ATGGTCACCTTCACCGACCTCTACGCCGAGTACGGTGTGAAATCCCCGCACGACCTGTTCGAGCGACTGCGTGAGGAACGCCCGCTGTTCCAGGTCGAACTGCCCAACGGGGTGCCGCTGTGGCTGGTCACCCAGTACGCCGACTGCCGGGCGGGGCTCGGCGACGCGCGGCTGTCCAACCGCATCGGTACCCGGATCGTCTCCCGGGACGTCCTGCCCGCCGACATCCGCGCCAGCATGGGCACCCACATGCTGCGGGTCGACGGCACCGACCACACCCGGCTGCGGCGGCTGGTCTCCTCGGTGTTCACGGCCAAGCGGATCGAACGGCTCCGGCCGATGATCGAGCAGATGACCAGCGACCTGCTCGACAAGATGGCCGTCCAGGAGCACCCGGACGCCATCCGCGACCTGGCCTACCCGCTGCCGATGCAGGTGATCTGCGAGCTGCTCGGTGTCCCGGTGTCCGACCACGAGCGCTTCCGCACCTGGTCGAACGCCTACCTCTCGGGGGTCGGCACGCAGAACTTCCCGGTCGACGTGGTGACCGAGTTCGTCCACTACGTCCGGGACCTCGTCGAGCAGAAGCGGGCCGAGCCGGACGACAAGCTGCTGTCCGCGATGATCTCCGCGCGGGACAACGAGGACCGGCTCGCCGAGCACGAGCTGACCTCGATGTGCTTCCTGCTCATCATCGCCGGCTACGAGACCACCGTGAACCTGCTCGGCAACGGCACGGCCCTGCTGCTCGCCGACCCGGAGCTGGCCGACCGCCTGCGCGCCGACCACGAGGCGATCCCTGGGGCCGTCGAGGAGTTTCTGCGCTTCGAGAGCCCGGTGCCCGGCGCGAGCTTCCGGGTCGCCACCGAGACCCTGGAACTCGGCGGCCAGACCATCCAGGAGGGGGAGCTGGTCCTGATCTCCCTGCTGTCGGCCAACCGCGATGAGCGGGTCTTCACCGACTCGATGACCTTCGACGCCGAGCGCAGCCCGAACCAACACATGGCCTTCGGCTACGGCATGCACTACTGCCTGGGCGCTCCGCTGGCCCGGCTGGAGGCCCACATCGCCTTCCGTCACCTGCTGGAGCGCTTCCCCAAGATGGAGCGTCTGGACGCATCGGCCGAGCTGAAGTGGCGGCCCGGACTGGTGATGAGGGGCCTGACCGAACTCCCGGTGAAGCTCCACCAGTAG
- the ccrA gene encoding crotonyl-CoA carboxylase/reductase, producing the protein MVIADLVAAIESPDARARDFASLPVPESYRAAVLFKDEQYMFDGLPVQDREPAKALHISDVPTPEPGPGEALIAVMASSVNYNTVWSALFSPVPTFAFLERYARTGGPAARHDLPYHVIGSDLSGVVLRTGPGVRRWQPGDRVVAHCLSVELEDAAGHDDTMLDPEQRIWGFETNFGGLAHLALVKANQLMPKAAHLTWEEAAAPGLVNSTAYRQLVSRNGAGMKVGDNVLIWGAGGGLGSYATQYALAGGAIPICVVSSKQKAAICRAMGVEAIIDRSAEDYRFWKNEHTQDPREWKRFGSTIRELTGGEDVDIVFEHPGRETFGASVYVARRGGTIVTCASTSGYQHEFDNRYLWMHLKRIIGSHFANYREAWEANRLIAKGRIHPTLSRTYPLAEIGQAVGDVHRNRHHGKVGVLCLAPQEGLGVTDPELRARHELAINRFRTG; encoded by the coding sequence GTGGTGATAGCCGACCTGGTCGCCGCGATCGAGTCGCCGGACGCACGGGCACGCGACTTCGCGTCCCTGCCGGTACCGGAGTCCTATCGAGCCGCCGTGCTCTTCAAGGACGAGCAGTACATGTTCGACGGACTGCCGGTCCAGGACCGGGAGCCCGCGAAGGCCCTGCACATTAGTGACGTACCGACCCCGGAGCCCGGCCCCGGCGAGGCCCTGATCGCCGTCATGGCGAGTTCCGTCAACTACAACACGGTGTGGAGCGCACTGTTCTCGCCCGTGCCGACCTTCGCCTTCCTCGAGCGCTACGCCCGCACCGGAGGCCCGGCCGCCCGGCACGACCTGCCGTACCACGTGATCGGCTCCGACCTCTCCGGGGTGGTGCTGCGCACCGGACCCGGGGTGCGCCGCTGGCAGCCCGGTGACCGGGTGGTCGCGCACTGCCTATCCGTCGAGCTGGAGGACGCGGCGGGGCACGACGACACGATGCTCGACCCCGAGCAGCGGATCTGGGGCTTCGAGACCAATTTCGGTGGCCTGGCTCACCTCGCGCTGGTGAAGGCCAACCAGCTGATGCCGAAGGCCGCTCACCTCACCTGGGAGGAGGCCGCCGCACCCGGTCTGGTCAACTCCACTGCCTACCGCCAGCTGGTCTCGCGCAACGGCGCGGGCATGAAGGTGGGCGACAACGTGCTGATCTGGGGCGCGGGCGGCGGTCTCGGCTCCTACGCCACCCAGTACGCGCTGGCGGGGGGCGCGATCCCGATCTGCGTGGTCTCCAGCAAGCAGAAGGCGGCGATCTGCCGCGCGATGGGCGTCGAGGCGATCATCGACCGAAGCGCGGAGGATTACCGGTTCTGGAAGAACGAGCACACCCAGGACCCCAGGGAGTGGAAACGCTTCGGCAGCACGATCCGCGAGCTGACGGGCGGCGAGGACGTCGACATCGTCTTCGAACACCCGGGCCGGGAGACCTTCGGCGCCTCGGTCTACGTCGCCCGCAGAGGCGGGACCATCGTCACCTGCGCCTCCACCTCCGGCTACCAGCACGAGTTCGACAACCGCTACCTCTGGATGCACCTCAAGCGGATCATCGGCTCCCACTTCGCCAACTATCGCGAAGCATGGGAGGCCAACCGCCTCATCGCCAAGGGCCGGATCCACCCCACGCTCTCTCGTACCTACCCGCTCGCCGAGATCGGCCAGGCGGTGGGCGACGTCCACCGCAACCGGCACCACGGCAAAGTCGGCGTGCTGTGCCTTGCCCCCCAGGAGGGCCTGGGCGTTACCGACCCTGAGCTGCGGGCCCGACACGAGCTGGCCATCAACCGGTTCCGGACCGGCTGA
- a CDS encoding cytochrome P450 has product MTDTPVENSPLAYPFERPTALEPCPHYKRLRETHPVADIRMPSGDHALLVTDYESVRTVLSDARFSRAATAQPGAPRIGTEPQNAKNLLSMDPPEHTRVRRLVSREFTARRVAALRPRIQSCTDELLDAMERTGSPTDLVPALAFPLPVTVICELLGVPLDEREQIAEWSGTVLSTVSLPVEQIIAAHTGLATYLGGLIAAKRVNPGDDLLSALVSIHEADAERLDEEELLHLAITLLIAGHETTTNQIANSVLALLTHPEQFEAVRREPDAVPAAVEELLRFVPPGDEATLRIAMEDVKLGDTVVRAGTAVLASLASANRDAGQFTDPDSLNVTRLLDAQHLTFGYGIHYCLGAGLARLELEIAIGTLLHRFPTLRLAVPAEQVPRSSGRLIHGVTSLPVAW; this is encoded by the coding sequence GTGACCGACACTCCGGTCGAGAACAGCCCCCTCGCCTACCCGTTCGAGCGGCCCACGGCGCTGGAACCGTGCCCGCACTACAAGCGGCTGAGGGAGACGCACCCGGTCGCGGACATCCGGATGCCCAGTGGCGACCACGCTCTCCTCGTCACCGACTACGAATCGGTGCGCACGGTGCTGTCCGACGCCCGCTTCAGCCGGGCCGCCACCGCCCAGCCCGGTGCCCCCCGGATCGGGACCGAGCCGCAGAATGCCAAGAACCTGCTCAGTATGGATCCGCCGGAGCACACCCGGGTACGTCGGCTGGTCTCCCGAGAGTTCACCGCCCGCCGGGTGGCGGCCCTGCGGCCCCGCATCCAGAGCTGCACCGACGAGCTGCTGGACGCGATGGAGCGGACTGGGTCCCCGACCGACCTGGTCCCCGCCCTCGCCTTCCCTCTGCCCGTGACCGTCATCTGCGAACTGCTCGGGGTCCCGCTCGACGAACGCGAGCAGATCGCCGAATGGTCCGGCACCGTCCTGTCGACCGTGTCACTGCCGGTCGAGCAGATCATCGCCGCCCACACGGGTCTGGCCACTTATCTGGGCGGGCTCATCGCCGCCAAGCGGGTGAACCCGGGCGACGACCTCCTCTCTGCCCTCGTGTCGATCCATGAGGCGGACGCCGAACGGCTCGATGAGGAGGAACTACTGCACCTGGCGATCACCCTCCTCATCGCCGGGCACGAGACCACGACCAATCAAATCGCCAATAGTGTCTTGGCGCTGCTGACGCACCCTGAGCAGTTCGAGGCCGTCCGCCGCGAGCCCGATGCCGTCCCCGCCGCCGTGGAGGAGCTGTTGCGCTTCGTCCCTCCGGGTGACGAGGCGACCCTGCGCATCGCCATGGAGGACGTGAAACTGGGTGACACCGTCGTGCGCGCGGGCACCGCGGTGCTCGCGTCCCTGGCCTCCGCCAATCGTGACGCCGGGCAGTTCACCGATCCCGACAGCCTCAACGTCACCCGCCTACTGGATGCCCAGCACCTGACGTTCGGCTACGGCATCCACTACTGCCTCGGTGCAGGTCTGGCGCGCCTGGAGCTGGAGATCGCGATCGGCACCCTGCTGCACAGGTTCCCTACACTCCGGCTGGCCGTGCCGGCCGAGCAGGTGCCGCGTTCCTCCGGCCGTCTGATCCATGGGGTTACGTCTCTCCCCGTCGCTTGGTAA
- a CDS encoding group II intron maturase-specific domain-containing protein — MPKGSPVLVVYADDLLAPCHSREQAEEVKARLAKWLAPRGLAFNEDKTRIVHLDEGCDFLGFNIPRFRGKLLTKPSKAAMRRIRERLSTETYALRGANAEVLIAKLNPIIRDWAAYYRIGVSKRAFRLLDHHVWRLTYKWARYSHPNKSRHWAVTRYFGQFDRFRRDEWVFGDRHSGLFLRRLAWTPIVRHRMVPGTASPDDPALADFWATRHRRSKPPLDPVTLRLFRAQDGRCSLCGDLQLHADHGPQSPDEWEQWFKVVRHATRKHAVEADLGTPDGRVAPRLVHTGCRRRRVSGVGGRPALLTVREPSELA, encoded by the coding sequence GTGCCGAAAGGCTCCCCGGTTCTGGTCGTTTACGCCGACGATCTGCTCGCCCCGTGCCACTCGCGGGAACAGGCCGAAGAGGTCAAAGCGAGGCTTGCCAAATGGCTGGCGCCCAGGGGTCTGGCCTTCAACGAGGACAAGACACGCATTGTCCACCTCGATGAGGGCTGTGACTTCCTGGGGTTCAACATCCCGCGATTCCGCGGCAAGCTGCTGACCAAACCGAGCAAAGCGGCCATGCGGCGCATCCGGGAACGGCTCAGCACCGAGACCTACGCCCTGCGAGGGGCCAACGCTGAAGTGCTGATCGCCAAGCTCAACCCGATCATCAGAGACTGGGCTGCCTATTACCGGATCGGCGTGTCCAAGCGGGCGTTCCGCCTGCTGGACCACCACGTGTGGAGGTTGACCTACAAGTGGGCCAGGTACTCCCACCCGAACAAGTCGAGGCACTGGGCGGTCACCCGGTATTTCGGCCAGTTCGACCGGTTCCGGCGGGACGAGTGGGTGTTCGGAGACCGCCACAGCGGCCTCTTCCTACGAAGGCTCGCCTGGACTCCCATCGTCCGGCACCGGATGGTGCCAGGAACGGCGTCGCCCGACGACCCCGCCCTGGCCGACTTCTGGGCCACACGGCATCGCCGCAGCAAACCCCCGCTGGACCCGGTCACCCTGCGGCTCTTCCGAGCGCAAGACGGCCGGTGTTCGCTTTGCGGGGACCTGCAGTTGCACGCCGATCACGGACCACAGAGCCCAGATGAATGGGAGCAGTGGTTCAAGGTGGTTCGCCACGCGACCCGCAAACACGCGGTTGAGGCGGACCTGGGCACGCCGGACGGACGCGTCGCTCCACGCCTGGTACACACCGGCTGCCGCCGACGCCGAGTGAGCGGCGTCGGCGGCAGACCAGCACTTCTGACTGTCCGCGAGCCTTCAGAGCTTGCTTGA